The proteins below come from a single uncultured Dethiosulfovibrio sp. genomic window:
- the glgC gene encoding glucose-1-phosphate adenylyltransferase, which translates to MIRGQYGRVLGMVLAGGKGERLMPLTQYRAKPAVHFAAKYRIVDFALSNLVNSGIFAIYVLVQFKSQSLNEHIERAWQFGGALRGRDYFATIVPAQMWRGERWFEGTADAVYQNMHLVSLYNADRICIFAADHVYKMDVEQMLEYHVDRRADVTVAANVVPTSEASQFGCIQVDERGKIIAFVEKPANPPEIPGKPGWSYVSMGNYVFERETLEGALLEDASMQQTSHDFGRDIIPRLVNHSRVFAYDFSTNVLPRHGLSPWVEDRPYWRDVGTIHAYWKAHMDLLQTNSDMTLYNPDWPIRTVSFADPPAYSFPSEGHISQVSSTLTAEGSQVLGAKVERSILSRNCVILPGSEIEECIIGQGVVVGKNCRLRRVIIDSHNKIPNGTVLGFDPEEDGKHYSVDPSSGIVTVSIPQMQIRKRPDEMMDRGSWMDFS; encoded by the coding sequence ATGATCAGAGGTCAATACGGAAGGGTCTTAGGAATGGTTTTAGCGGGGGGCAAAGGAGAGAGACTGATGCCTCTCACCCAGTACAGGGCGAAACCGGCGGTTCATTTTGCCGCAAAGTACAGGATAGTGGACTTCGCCCTGTCCAACCTGGTTAACAGCGGTATTTTCGCCATTTACGTCCTGGTTCAGTTCAAGAGCCAGTCCCTGAACGAGCACATTGAGAGGGCCTGGCAGTTCGGAGGGGCCCTGAGGGGCAGGGATTACTTCGCCACCATAGTTCCCGCCCAGATGTGGCGGGGAGAGAGGTGGTTCGAGGGCACCGCCGACGCGGTGTATCAGAACATGCACCTCGTCAGCCTCTACAACGCCGATCGGATATGCATCTTCGCAGCGGACCACGTCTACAAAATGGACGTGGAGCAGATGCTGGAGTACCACGTTGACCGAAGGGCGGACGTCACGGTGGCCGCCAACGTGGTGCCTACCTCCGAGGCGTCCCAGTTCGGCTGTATTCAGGTCGATGAGCGGGGAAAGATCATAGCTTTCGTCGAGAAACCGGCCAACCCTCCGGAGATACCGGGCAAGCCGGGCTGGAGCTACGTCTCCATGGGAAACTACGTCTTCGAGAGGGAGACCCTTGAAGGCGCCCTGCTGGAGGATGCCTCGATGCAGCAGACCAGCCACGACTTCGGGAGGGACATCATCCCCAGACTGGTGAACCACAGCAGGGTTTTCGCCTACGACTTCTCCACCAACGTCCTGCCAAGACACGGTCTGTCCCCCTGGGTTGAGGACAGACCCTACTGGCGTGACGTCGGCACCATCCACGCCTACTGGAAGGCCCACATGGACCTTCTCCAGACCAACTCGGACATGACCCTCTACAATCCAGACTGGCCTATCAGGACGGTTTCCTTCGCCGATCCTCCGGCCTACTCCTTCCCGTCGGAGGGACACATAAGCCAGGTTTCAAGCACCCTCACCGCCGAAGGCAGCCAGGTTTTAGGAGCCAAGGTCGAGAGGTCCATCCTCTCCCGAAACTGCGTCATCCTTCCAGGATCGGAGATAGAGGAATGTATCATCGGCCAGGGAGTGGTGGTGGGCAAAAACTGCCGTCTCCGCCGGGTGATTATAGACTCCCACAACAAGATCCCTAACGGTACGGTTCTGGGATTCGACCCCGAGGAGGACGGAAAACATTACTCCGTCGATCCCTCCTCGGGAATAGTTACGGTATCGATCCCTCAGATGCAGATAAGGAAAAGGCCCGACGAGATGATGGACCGAGGAAGCTGGATGGACTTCAGTTAG
- a CDS encoding PHP domain-containing protein, with the protein MIIDTHLHTMEGSDDSHLPLERAVARAKELGMDGLCITDHDTLKLAPMAQELTDRYGFLILVGVEILTYQGDLLVYGVDSIPSQKMHAPELARLVREMGGASAAAHPFRDNGRGMGDVMRLCSFMDGAEIFNGSTKPHHNRQAVDMAEDLSLATLGGSDSHWEDRLGLFATRFDGPIRSMGDLVQAIRDRATSPVTYDLNSGLWVSPELPSRDIPMREAIA; encoded by the coding sequence TTGATTATAGACACCCACCTACACACCATGGAAGGCTCCGACGACAGCCATTTGCCTTTAGAGAGGGCAGTCGCCCGAGCCAAGGAGCTGGGGATGGACGGACTGTGTATCACCGACCACGACACCTTGAAGCTTGCGCCTATGGCCCAGGAGCTCACCGATAGATACGGCTTTTTGATACTGGTAGGGGTGGAGATCCTCACCTACCAGGGAGACCTGCTGGTCTACGGCGTCGACTCTATCCCCAGCCAGAAGATGCACGCCCCAGAGCTGGCACGGCTAGTCCGGGAGATGGGGGGAGCCAGTGCGGCCGCCCATCCCTTCAGGGACAACGGGAGAGGGATGGGGGACGTCATGAGACTCTGCTCCTTTATGGACGGAGCGGAGATCTTCAACGGCAGCACCAAGCCCCATCACAACCGTCAAGCGGTGGACATGGCCGAAGACCTTTCCCTGGCAACTCTAGGCGGCAGCGACTCCCACTGGGAGGACCGGCTAGGCCTGTTCGCCACCCGATTCGACGGGCCTATCCGGTCCATGGGAGATCTGGTTCAGGCCATAAGGGACAGGGCGACGAGCCCTGTGACCTACGACTTGAATTCGGGACTGTGGGTCAGCCCAGAGCTACCTTCCAGAGATATACCTATGCGGGAGGCTATCGCCTGA
- the glgB gene encoding 1,4-alpha-glucan branching protein GlgB, whose protein sequence is MTQSFLTDYDVFLFKQGRHYRLYNCLGCKMAEDGVHFALWAPNAQEVSVLCNLNDWTYGSHPLTSRWDGSGIWEGFVPGLKQGDIYKYGIKTPTGEWIQKSDPMATKYEEPPKSASVVWPLDYRWEDETWMSSRGEVLPLDGPWSIYEVHLGSWVRRDGGFLSYREIGPLLADYVLEAGFTAVELMPVMEHPFYGSWGYQVLGYFAPTSRYGTPQDFMAMVDHLHSKGIAVILDWVPSHFPSDGHGLANFDGTCLYEHQDSRKGYHPQWTSAIFNYGRHEVRSFLISSALLWLDKYHIDGIRVDGVASMLYLDYGRSHGQWIPNRYGGRENLEAVALLREFNSEVSRSYPDVVTFAEESTDWPRVTGPVHLGGLGFSMKWDMGWMHDSLSYMSRDSIHRSWHHGEITFGMWYAFSERFILPLSHDEVVYGKRSLLMKMAGDNWRKRANLRLLLAMMYLRPGKKLLFMGGEFGQENEWNHEKELDWYLMDRPEHAGIFKLVSDLNRLYRGETALHRDFDPQCFQWIDCSDVGQSVFVMMRPLGDRPIIAVINGTPEPRYDYRIGVPQGGNWKELCNTDGDCYGGSGMGNMGEVEAQEIGCHGRHWSLSLTLPPLSVLALAPERLFNEEV, encoded by the coding sequence TTGACCCAATCTTTTTTGACCGACTACGATGTGTTCCTCTTCAAACAGGGGAGGCATTATAGGCTTTATAACTGTTTAGGGTGTAAGATGGCGGAGGACGGGGTCCATTTTGCCCTCTGGGCCCCTAACGCTCAGGAGGTGTCGGTTCTCTGCAACCTAAACGACTGGACCTATGGATCCCATCCTCTGACCTCCCGATGGGACGGAAGCGGAATCTGGGAGGGCTTCGTGCCTGGACTTAAACAAGGAGATATCTACAAATACGGCATAAAGACCCCTACCGGGGAGTGGATTCAAAAAAGCGACCCTATGGCGACAAAGTACGAGGAGCCCCCTAAGAGTGCGTCGGTGGTCTGGCCTCTGGACTATCGTTGGGAGGACGAGACATGGATGTCCAGTAGGGGAGAGGTGCTCCCCCTGGACGGCCCTTGGTCTATCTACGAGGTCCACCTTGGCTCCTGGGTCCGGCGGGACGGTGGTTTCCTGTCCTACCGGGAGATAGGCCCTCTCCTGGCGGACTACGTCCTGGAGGCTGGGTTCACGGCGGTTGAGCTTATGCCGGTGATGGAGCACCCTTTCTACGGATCATGGGGGTATCAGGTGCTCGGATACTTTGCCCCTACGTCAAGGTACGGTACCCCTCAGGATTTTATGGCCATGGTGGACCACCTTCACTCCAAGGGGATAGCGGTGATTCTGGACTGGGTTCCCTCCCACTTTCCGTCCGATGGGCATGGACTGGCGAACTTCGACGGAACCTGTCTCTACGAGCATCAGGATTCCAGAAAGGGTTATCACCCTCAGTGGACCAGTGCCATATTCAACTACGGCAGACACGAGGTTCGCTCTTTCCTCATAAGCAGTGCCCTTCTTTGGCTGGATAAATACCACATAGACGGCATAAGGGTCGACGGAGTCGCCTCTATGCTCTATCTGGACTACGGAAGGTCTCACGGGCAGTGGATCCCCAACCGCTATGGCGGTAGAGAAAACCTGGAGGCTGTGGCCCTACTCAGGGAGTTTAACTCGGAGGTCAGCCGGAGCTACCCCGACGTAGTCACCTTTGCCGAGGAATCCACCGACTGGCCCAGAGTCACCGGCCCGGTCCACCTAGGAGGCCTTGGCTTTTCCATGAAGTGGGATATGGGCTGGATGCATGACAGTCTGTCCTATATGTCCAGAGACTCTATACACCGGTCCTGGCATCACGGCGAGATAACCTTCGGCATGTGGTACGCCTTCTCCGAGAGGTTCATACTGCCCCTCTCTCACGACGAAGTGGTCTACGGAAAGAGATCCCTCCTTATGAAAATGGCAGGAGACAACTGGCGTAAGAGGGCCAATCTCCGGCTCCTTCTGGCCATGATGTACCTCCGTCCAGGAAAGAAGCTTCTCTTTATGGGGGGAGAGTTCGGGCAGGAGAACGAATGGAACCACGAGAAAGAGCTGGACTGGTACCTGATGGACAGGCCGGAGCACGCAGGAATATTTAAGCTGGTCTCGGACCTCAACAGGCTCTACAGGGGGGAGACCGCCCTTCACAGGGACTTTGACCCTCAGTGCTTTCAATGGATAGACTGTTCCGACGTAGGGCAGAGCGTTTTTGTCATGATGAGGCCCTTAGGGGATCGGCCTATAATTGCGGTGATCAACGGGACCCCCGAACCTCGCTATGACTACCGAATAGGGGTCCCTCAGGGGGGAAATTGGAAGGAGCTCTGTAACACCGACGGAGATTGCTACGGAGGGAGCGGCATGGGAAACATGGGAGAGGTGGAGGCCCAGGAGATAGGCTGTCACGGAAGACATTGGTCACTGAGCCTTACATTGCCCCCTCTGTCGGTTTTGGCACTGGCACCGGAGAGGCTTTTCAACGAGGAGGTATGA
- the glgP gene encoding alpha-glucan family phosphorylase encodes MQMQAHRHSELSTSLRKMMESEASFRKIAYCSMEIGLKPSIPTYSGGLGVLAGDIIKSSADLGVPMVAMTLLYRNGYFRQSFDEGGWQQETPVIWNPSSELAPLPNTVTVTLRGRDIKVRAWVYDVHGVSGYNIPVYFLDTDVEGNHADDRRLSWDLYGGDQLYRLCQEMILGVGGLRMLRDLGYAGIETYHLNEGHAGFISLELMREQGYFDPEKIKKEVIFTTHTPVPAGHDVFPFGLVERTIAPSFVSTLKQMLPGAQGVSMTELGYTFSRYVNAVSKRHGEVSRKMFTNSQVDYVTNGVHPGTWVSASMRRLFDAHIPGWENDPGRLVQALKLPGDILWRTHQADKTRLIARILEITGRSLDPDVLTIGFARRAAQYKRADLIFSDVKRLLKIGGDKLQLVFAGKAHPKDDGGKQILRKIREIIADIDGAMTVVFLDNYDMELASQLVQGVDVWLNTPTRPHEASGTSGMKCTMNGIMNLSVLDGWWIEGWIEGVTGWSIGPEPSEADLVGYDGSLDAVDLYDKLENKVIPLYYEGRDNWIQMMRQTIALNASYFNTHRVVREYCEKAYGVGFRGM; translated from the coding sequence ATGCAGATGCAGGCACACAGACATAGCGAGCTAAGCACTTCCTTGAGGAAGATGATGGAGAGCGAGGCGTCGTTCAGAAAGATCGCCTACTGCTCCATGGAGATCGGCCTAAAGCCCTCTATACCGACCTACTCAGGAGGACTAGGGGTTCTGGCGGGAGACATCATAAAAAGCTCCGCCGATTTGGGGGTCCCTATGGTGGCTATGACCCTGTTATACCGAAACGGCTACTTTCGTCAGTCTTTCGACGAAGGAGGGTGGCAACAGGAGACTCCGGTGATATGGAACCCTTCGTCCGAGCTGGCCCCTCTGCCTAACACCGTCACCGTGACCCTCAGGGGAAGGGATATCAAGGTCAGGGCCTGGGTCTACGACGTCCACGGAGTGTCGGGCTACAACATACCGGTGTATTTTCTCGATACCGACGTAGAGGGCAACCACGCCGACGATCGGAGACTGTCCTGGGACCTCTACGGAGGGGACCAGCTCTACAGGCTCTGTCAGGAGATGATACTAGGGGTCGGAGGGCTTCGTATGCTCAGGGATCTCGGCTACGCGGGAATCGAAACCTACCACCTCAACGAAGGACACGCTGGCTTTATCTCCCTGGAACTGATGAGGGAGCAGGGCTATTTCGACCCGGAGAAGATAAAGAAAGAGGTCATCTTCACCACCCACACCCCTGTACCGGCGGGACACGACGTGTTCCCCTTCGGACTGGTGGAGAGGACCATAGCTCCATCTTTCGTCTCAACGCTGAAACAGATGCTCCCAGGAGCCCAAGGGGTCTCTATGACCGAGCTGGGCTACACCTTCAGCCGTTACGTAAACGCGGTTTCGAAAAGGCACGGCGAGGTCTCCAGAAAGATGTTCACCAACAGCCAGGTGGACTACGTCACCAACGGAGTTCATCCGGGAACCTGGGTCAGCGCCAGTATGAGGAGGCTTTTCGACGCCCATATACCGGGCTGGGAGAACGACCCAGGGCGACTGGTACAGGCTTTAAAGCTGCCTGGGGATATCCTCTGGAGAACCCATCAGGCGGACAAGACCAGGCTTATAGCCCGAATACTGGAGATTACCGGGAGGTCACTGGACCCCGACGTCCTCACCATAGGATTCGCCAGGCGGGCGGCTCAGTATAAGAGAGCGGACCTAATCTTCTCTGACGTGAAGCGTCTCCTCAAAATCGGAGGGGATAAGCTCCAGCTCGTTTTCGCAGGAAAGGCCCACCCAAAGGACGACGGAGGGAAGCAGATCCTCAGGAAGATCAGGGAGATCATAGCGGACATAGACGGCGCTATGACGGTGGTCTTTTTGGACAACTACGACATGGAACTTGCAAGCCAGCTGGTCCAGGGAGTGGACGTATGGCTTAACACCCCTACCAGACCTCACGAGGCCTCGGGGACAAGCGGGATGAAATGCACGATGAACGGCATAATGAACCTGTCGGTCCTGGACGGATGGTGGATCGAGGGCTGGATAGAGGGCGTCACAGGATGGTCCATAGGCCCGGAGCCCAGCGAGGCGGACTTAGTGGGATACGACGGCTCTCTGGACGCGGTGGACCTCTACGACAAGCTGGAGAACAAGGTCATTCCACTCTACTACGAAGGACGGGATAATTGGATTCAGATGATGAGACAGACCATCGCACTGAACGCCAGCTACTTCAACACCCATCGGGTCGTCAGAGAGTACTGCGAAAAGGCCTACGGCGTGGGCTTCAGAGGTATGTAA
- a CDS encoding DUF3536 domain-containing protein, giving the protein MNRYVCIHGHYYQPPRENPWTGVVERQESAAPWHDWNGQITSQCYGPNGAARILDEKGRVVAMRNCYGSISFNVGPTLLNWLESKCNWVYRAVLDADRVGAARFGGHGPAMAQVYGHAIMPLALEKEKRTQTIWGISDFRRRFRRDPEGMWLAETAVDVPTLEMLASEGIKFTILAPHQAGRIASDGPLDITIPYRCLLPSGREIALFFYDGRISQEIAFGGALDNGRSLARRMMDVCPDLGRPALEHVAVDGETFGHHHRFGDMALAACLDELDRAEDVKLTVYGEFLEISPPSVEAEVIERSSWSCSHGVERWRSDCGCSDGGHTGWHQKWRGPLRTALEGLRDGLERLYTLRGSALFPDPWGTRDRADLLALPISRKERVAFLQREAQRELSPWEIAQAMTLLEIQRCSLLMFSSCGWFFDDLSRVETIQVLKYAAKALDLAESLGETTLREPFLAGLEKAPSNVPEFSDGRRVFSCFAEPCSMDLPRVGAHVALYSLFDLDPVTTEFPHIRSTGKVMHKGSSDSLDYCVGCMELHSDITGRSSFMAIGALWFGGRKMLCGSVPLSEDRSPDEVVKELSDMAAQGSQLSFQEVFGHRVYSLRHLFKDSRDRIFQEVQDRCEERMVKAMRPVVEREGNMIDPHGGETPLGLALRVVSNRDIARGLIEPNADYLAISRALFLARRRGVVLDQDRVERAARIALTALSKGLEEPLSWRESLEKIPRLLDVIDQADANVDFCCLQRTILALVGKGEMSPDIQAIASRIGISLEGSSGLTHSPEFKS; this is encoded by the coding sequence TTGAACAGATACGTATGCATCCACGGCCACTACTACCAGCCCCCTAGGGAGAACCCCTGGACAGGGGTGGTTGAAAGACAGGAGTCGGCGGCCCCTTGGCACGACTGGAACGGCCAGATAACCTCCCAGTGCTACGGGCCTAACGGGGCGGCCAGAATATTGGACGAGAAGGGTCGAGTCGTGGCGATGAGAAACTGCTACGGCTCCATCAGCTTCAACGTCGGGCCTACCCTGTTAAACTGGCTGGAGAGCAAGTGCAACTGGGTATATAGGGCGGTCCTGGACGCCGATCGAGTCGGGGCGGCGAGGTTCGGCGGCCACGGCCCCGCCATGGCCCAGGTCTACGGTCACGCCATAATGCCTCTGGCCTTGGAGAAAGAGAAAAGGACCCAAACCATCTGGGGTATATCCGACTTCCGTCGCCGCTTCAGGAGGGACCCTGAGGGTATGTGGCTCGCCGAGACCGCCGTGGACGTCCCTACTCTGGAGATGTTGGCCTCGGAGGGCATAAAGTTCACTATCCTAGCTCCTCATCAGGCGGGAAGGATCGCCTCCGACGGCCCCTTGGATATAACTATCCCCTACAGATGCCTACTGCCTTCCGGCAGGGAGATAGCCCTTTTCTTCTACGACGGACGGATATCCCAGGAGATAGCCTTCGGAGGGGCACTGGACAACGGCAGGTCCCTCGCCAGGAGGATGATGGACGTCTGTCCCGACCTGGGCCGTCCGGCCCTTGAACACGTGGCGGTGGACGGAGAGACTTTCGGCCATCACCATCGCTTCGGAGACATGGCCCTTGCCGCCTGCCTTGACGAGCTCGATCGGGCGGAAGACGTAAAGCTGACTGTTTACGGCGAGTTTCTGGAGATATCCCCTCCGTCGGTTGAGGCCGAGGTTATCGAACGGTCCTCCTGGAGTTGCTCTCATGGCGTAGAGCGGTGGAGGTCCGACTGTGGTTGCTCCGATGGAGGGCACACCGGATGGCATCAGAAGTGGAGAGGCCCTCTGAGAACCGCTTTAGAGGGCTTAAGGGACGGTCTGGAGCGGCTTTACACCTTGAGAGGGTCGGCGCTTTTTCCCGATCCCTGGGGAACCAGGGATCGGGCGGATCTTCTTGCCCTACCGATATCAAGAAAGGAAAGGGTAGCCTTCCTACAGAGAGAGGCCCAAAGGGAGCTCAGCCCTTGGGAAATCGCACAGGCTATGACTCTTTTGGAGATACAGCGTTGCTCTCTTCTTATGTTCTCCAGCTGCGGATGGTTTTTCGATGACCTGTCCAGAGTGGAGACCATTCAGGTTTTAAAGTACGCAGCAAAGGCCCTGGACCTTGCGGAAAGTCTCGGTGAAACCACCCTTCGAGAGCCTTTTCTAGCCGGTCTGGAAAAGGCCCCCAGCAACGTCCCTGAGTTTTCCGACGGAAGGAGGGTCTTCTCCTGCTTCGCCGAGCCCTGCTCTATGGACCTACCGAGGGTGGGGGCCCATGTGGCGCTTTACAGCCTTTTCGATCTGGATCCTGTGACAACCGAGTTTCCCCATATACGGTCTACAGGAAAGGTGATGCACAAAGGTTCCTCCGACAGTCTCGACTACTGTGTAGGCTGTATGGAGCTCCATTCGGACATTACCGGCAGGAGCTCCTTTATGGCTATTGGGGCTCTGTGGTTCGGCGGTAGGAAGATGCTATGTGGATCGGTTCCCCTTTCGGAGGATCGTTCTCCTGACGAAGTGGTGAAGGAACTGAGCGATATGGCCGCTCAGGGCAGTCAGCTCTCCTTTCAGGAGGTCTTTGGTCACAGGGTGTACTCTCTCCGTCATCTCTTTAAAGACAGCAGGGACAGGATTTTCCAGGAAGTCCAGGATCGATGCGAGGAACGGATGGTAAAGGCCATGAGGCCCGTGGTGGAGAGGGAGGGCAACATGATTGACCCTCACGGAGGTGAGACTCCTCTCGGTCTCGCTCTAAGGGTGGTCTCAAACAGAGATATCGCCAGAGGGCTCATTGAGCCGAACGCCGATTATCTGGCCATATCCAGGGCCCTCTTTCTTGCCAGACGAAGGGGAGTCGTCCTGGATCAGGACAGAGTGGAAAGGGCGGCCAGGATAGCCCTGACCGCCCTGTCGAAAGGGCTCGAAGAGCCTCTCTCGTGGAGAGAATCTCTCGAAAAGATTCCTCGTTTGCTGGATGTGATCGACCAGGCTGACGCCAACGTCGATTTCTGCTGCCTCCAGAGGACGATTTTAGCCCTAGTGGGAAAGGGAGAGATGTCTCCGGATATTCAGGCGATAGCCTCCCGCATAGGTATATCTCTGGAAGGTAGCTCTGGGCTGACCCACAGTCCCGAATTCAAGTCGTAG
- the malQ gene encoding 4-alpha-glucanotransferase yields the protein MRRSGLLLHLSSLPSPWGTGDLGPWAYHMARKMARSSISVWQILPLNETSSVFGHSPYSPTSVFAGNRAFISPEELLKDGFILESELPEKIPILRSNFDRALEIRTALIAKSWERGKDLKEFKDFKEENRLWLEDDCLFKVIKDRMDQKPWNLWPEPLRDRDQEALSQIADQEGHSLDRLAFGQYLFFRQQRKWKKECNRLGLEILGDIPIYVIHDSSDVWANPDLFQLDDERLPSSVAGVPPDYYSEDGQLWGNPLYLWENHLDQGFSWWMSRLRHCLTLYDRVRIDHFRGMVGYWAVPRGKRTARDGRWEKVPYCQFFKAMRETFPDLPFTAEDLGVITPEVKTAMEDLGLAGMAVLQFAFDGETGTNPYVPHNHRRDSVIYTGTHDNDTTAGWFKKAGETTVKNLQAYIGRQLDHRSAVDNVIRMALASVAELAVVPAQDVLGLDSEARMNTPSTTTGNWTWRLKEDIDLEGIGEMTILYGRTKTEDRPSEG from the coding sequence TTGAGACGATCCGGATTACTGCTCCATCTATCATCTCTGCCTTCCCCGTGGGGAACTGGAGACCTGGGCCCCTGGGCCTATCACATGGCCAGGAAGATGGCTCGCTCCTCTATATCGGTCTGGCAGATCCTGCCCCTCAACGAGACATCGTCGGTATTCGGCCACTCGCCCTACAGCCCGACGTCGGTCTTTGCGGGGAACAGGGCGTTTATAAGCCCAGAAGAGCTACTTAAGGACGGGTTTATACTGGAAAGCGAGCTCCCGGAAAAAATCCCAATACTACGAAGCAACTTCGACAGGGCCCTGGAGATAAGGACGGCCCTCATAGCCAAGAGCTGGGAGAGAGGAAAGGACCTCAAGGAGTTTAAGGACTTTAAGGAGGAAAATCGGCTCTGGCTTGAGGACGACTGTCTTTTCAAGGTCATCAAAGACCGTATGGACCAAAAGCCCTGGAACCTGTGGCCTGAGCCCCTTAGGGACAGGGACCAGGAGGCTCTATCCCAAATCGCCGACCAGGAGGGACACAGCCTGGACCGACTGGCCTTTGGCCAGTATCTTTTCTTTCGACAACAGAGGAAATGGAAAAAAGAGTGTAACCGTCTGGGGCTGGAGATACTGGGCGACATACCTATCTACGTAATTCACGACAGCTCCGACGTGTGGGCCAATCCCGATCTTTTTCAGCTTGACGATGAAAGGCTACCGTCGTCTGTGGCGGGGGTCCCGCCGGACTACTACAGCGAGGACGGCCAGCTTTGGGGTAACCCCCTCTATCTTTGGGAGAACCACCTTGATCAGGGATTTAGCTGGTGGATGAGCAGGTTGAGACACTGCCTTACCCTATACGACAGGGTCAGAATCGACCATTTTCGTGGTATGGTAGGTTATTGGGCGGTGCCGAGGGGAAAGAGGACCGCTAGAGACGGCCGCTGGGAAAAGGTCCCTTACTGCCAGTTTTTTAAGGCCATGAGAGAAACCTTTCCTGACCTGCCTTTCACCGCCGAAGACCTGGGGGTCATAACTCCGGAGGTGAAGACTGCCATGGAGGACCTAGGTCTGGCCGGTATGGCGGTGTTGCAGTTCGCTTTCGACGGTGAGACGGGAACAAACCCCTACGTACCTCACAATCACCGAAGGGATTCGGTTATCTATACCGGGACCCACGACAACGACACCACCGCAGGATGGTTCAAAAAGGCGGGGGAGACCACCGTTAAGAACCTCCAGGCCTATATAGGCAGGCAACTGGACCACCGATCGGCGGTGGACAACGTGATAAGGATGGCTCTGGCATCGGTTGCGGAGCTAGCGGTCGTTCCAGCTCAGGACGTTTTAGGGTTGGATTCGGAGGCCAGGATGAACACCCCCTCCACCACCACAGGCAACTGGACCTGGAGGCTAAAGGAAGATATAGACCTGGAAGGGATCGGGGAGATGACGATCCTTTACGGCAGGACAAAAACCGAAGATCGCCCCTCTGAGGGCTAA
- a CDS encoding glycogen synthase, translating to MDHRLAVLQVAPEAAPFAKVGGLGDVTGSLPEALVSLGVDCRVLLPAWGNMVEKLKEQGLSPVRVPGAIEIPLGGRLYRGKLFRVKRGDVTVYLLQNEELFQGPIYPWETNYRTVRSFAFLSYGALMLPSVTGWDVDIYHCHDWGTAILPIAMKWNPWFAGQRDHRRSVMTIHNLAHQGLLPVEGMEELHLPRDTFYQGGLEFFGGINLLKGALEGVDHITTVSPTYAQEIQTYHGGHGLDGVLRSMKGKLTGILNGLDSSWSPEIDRVIPKKFSTKNLSGKGEAKKALMKEVGLAGEGPVAVMISRLVEQKGLDILLPALKGLSDRGLNTVIIGTGERKYEDWLRALERENPDRIRFIGEYNDTLARLAYAGGDMYLMPSLFEPCGISQLIAMRYGTVPVVREVGGLKDTVVDIGQPDGTGVLFRRYDPGDLYNAVLRAMEALAGPEGKSIAKRAMSVDFSWNSSAPAYRDIYKKMLI from the coding sequence GTGGACCACCGTCTAGCGGTCCTCCAGGTCGCCCCGGAGGCCGCCCCTTTCGCAAAGGTGGGAGGGCTAGGGGACGTCACAGGATCTCTGCCGGAGGCACTGGTCTCCCTGGGGGTGGACTGTAGGGTTCTCCTTCCCGCCTGGGGCAACATGGTAGAGAAACTAAAGGAACAGGGACTGTCGCCGGTTCGGGTTCCAGGGGCCATAGAGATCCCTCTAGGAGGAAGGCTATACCGAGGGAAGCTGTTTCGGGTCAAAAGGGGCGACGTCACGGTGTATCTCCTCCAGAACGAGGAGTTGTTTCAGGGACCTATCTATCCCTGGGAGACAAATTACAGGACCGTAAGGTCTTTCGCCTTTCTATCCTACGGTGCCCTGATGCTCCCCTCGGTGACCGGTTGGGACGTAGATATCTACCACTGTCACGACTGGGGAACCGCCATTTTGCCTATCGCGATGAAGTGGAACCCCTGGTTTGCGGGACAGAGGGATCACCGCAGGTCGGTTATGACCATCCACAATCTAGCCCATCAGGGCCTTCTGCCTGTGGAGGGCATGGAAGAACTTCACCTTCCAAGAGACACTTTCTACCAAGGAGGGCTGGAGTTTTTCGGCGGGATAAACCTGCTTAAAGGAGCGCTGGAGGGAGTGGACCACATAACCACCGTGAGTCCGACCTACGCCCAGGAGATCCAGACCTACCACGGAGGACACGGCCTGGACGGGGTCCTCCGGTCGATGAAGGGCAAGCTGACGGGAATACTGAACGGCCTGGACAGCTCGTGGAGCCCTGAGATAGACAGGGTCATACCTAAGAAATTCTCAACCAAAAATCTATCGGGAAAAGGTGAGGCCAAAAAGGCCCTGATGAAGGAAGTCGGCCTCGCAGGGGAGGGCCCTGTAGCGGTGATGATCAGCCGACTGGTGGAACAAAAGGGCCTGGACATACTCCTCCCCGCCCTCAAAGGGCTCTCGGACAGAGGGCTCAACACGGTCATAATAGGCACAGGGGAGAGGAAGTACGAGGATTGGCTCAGAGCTCTGGAGAGGGAAAATCCCGACAGAATACGTTTTATCGGCGAATATAACGACACCCTCGCCAGACTGGCCTACGCCGGAGGGGATATGTACCTGATGCCCTCTCTGTTCGAGCCCTGCGGCATATCCCAGCTCATAGCGATGAGGTACGGTACCGTTCCGGTGGTTCGAGAGGTCGGTGGCCTGAAGGATACGGTGGTGGATATAGGTCAGCCAGACGGCACAGGGGTGTTGTTCCGTCGGTACGATCCAGGAGACCTCTATAACGCCGTTCTCAGGGCTATGGAAGCTCTGGCGGGACCGGAGGGCAAATCCATAGCGAAAAGGGCTATGTCGGTGGATTTTTCCTGGAATAGTTCCGCCCCTGCCTATAGGGATATATACAAAAAAATGTTAATATAA